One window of Pseudomonas sp. ML2-2023-3 genomic DNA carries:
- a CDS encoding type 1 glutamine amidotransferase domain-containing protein produces the protein MKVLMVLTSHDQLGDTGLKTGFWLEEFAAPYYVFKDAGAEVVLASPAGGQPPLDPKSELPDFQTDMTHRFSADPDARRALANTVKLDTVNSKDFDAVFYPGGHGPLWDLAESKTSIELIQSFERSGKPIGFVCHAPGVLRHVKAADGAPLVKGRRVTGFTNGEEAAVELTDVVPFLIEDEFQSLGGFYEKGPDWAPFVIEDGKLVTGQNPASSEGVAKALVAQLK, from the coding sequence ATGAAAGTTCTGATGGTTCTAACGTCCCACGATCAACTCGGGGATACGGGCTTGAAAACAGGATTCTGGCTTGAAGAGTTCGCAGCGCCTTACTACGTCTTCAAGGATGCGGGGGCCGAGGTGGTTCTGGCGTCGCCAGCCGGTGGTCAGCCACCCCTGGACCCAAAGAGTGAGTTGCCGGATTTCCAGACGGACATGACCCACCGTTTCAGCGCGGATCCTGATGCCCGGCGGGCTTTGGCGAATACCGTCAAGCTGGATACCGTCAACAGTAAAGACTTTGACGCCGTGTTCTACCCTGGCGGTCATGGACCGTTGTGGGATCTGGCCGAGTCGAAGACGTCCATCGAGCTTATCCAGTCCTTCGAGCGATCTGGCAAGCCCATTGGTTTTGTCTGTCACGCGCCCGGGGTCCTGCGTCATGTCAAGGCCGCTGACGGCGCACCGCTGGTTAAAGGGCGCCGAGTCACCGGATTCACCAATGGCGAGGAAGCTGCAGTAGAGCTGACCGATGTCGTGCCCTTTCTGATCGAAGATGAATTCCAGAGCCTGGGCGGATTTTATGAAAAAGGGCCGGACTGGGCTCCCTTTGTCATCGAAGATGGCAAGCTGGTCACTGGCCAGAACCCCGCCAGTTCCGAAGGCGTTGCCAAAGCACTTGTCGCCCAATTGAAGTAA
- a CDS encoding glutathione S-transferase — MITLHHLNASRSLRILWLLEEMGEPYTLIRYQRDPATRLAPASLKNIHPLGKSPVIELDGHVLVESGAIVEYLIRRFAPRLEPAFSSPDYLQYLQWIHFAESSAMVPVLLKLFTQFEINAGTQLKFLDGYTRTEFDKVLGFLDSALANRTFIVGDTLSGADFMLAFVAITVVEQMKCGAQYPHLQAYLQRLAELDSWKRALKLENELVE; from the coding sequence ATGATCACACTTCATCACCTCAACGCGTCCCGATCGCTGCGTATTCTTTGGCTGCTTGAAGAAATGGGAGAGCCTTACACCCTGATTCGCTATCAGCGCGACCCAGCCACTCGTCTCGCCCCGGCCTCATTGAAAAACATTCACCCGTTGGGCAAGTCACCGGTGATTGAGCTCGACGGGCATGTGCTGGTTGAATCCGGCGCCATTGTCGAATACCTGATCCGCCGGTTTGCGCCCCGGCTGGAACCTGCGTTCAGCTCACCGGATTATCTTCAGTACCTGCAATGGATTCACTTTGCGGAAAGCTCGGCGATGGTGCCGGTGCTACTCAAGCTGTTTACCCAGTTTGAGATCAATGCCGGGACTCAGCTCAAGTTCCTGGACGGCTATACCCGGACTGAGTTTGATAAGGTCCTGGGGTTTCTGGACAGTGCGCTTGCCAACAGAACCTTCATTGTGGGGGACACATTGTCAGGGGCTGACTTCATGCTGGCCTTTGTTGCCATCACGGTGGTCGAGCAGATGAAGTGCGGGGCGCAGTACCCTCATCTGCAGGCTTACCTGCAGCGTCTGGCGGAACTGGACAGCTGGAAGCGAGCTTTGAAGCTTGAGAATGAACTCGTCGAATAG
- a CDS encoding NADH:flavin oxidoreductase/NADH oxidase translates to MSALFEPYTLKDVTLRNRIAIPPMCQYMAENGMVNDWHLVHLAGLARGGAGLVVVEATAVSPEGRITPGCAGIWSDAHAQAFVPMVKAIKDAGSVPGIQIAHAGRKASANRPWEGDDHIPEGNPQGWQTIAPSPVAFGANLPKVPKQMSLEDIARVRQDFVDAARRARDAGFEWIELHFAHGYLGQSFFSEHSNQRTDEYGGSFENRSRFLLETLAAVREVWPENLPLTARFGVIEYDGRDEQTLTESIELARRFKDGGLDLLSVSVGFTIPQTNIPWGPAFLGPIAERVRRESGLPVTSAWGFGTPQLANAAIESRQLDLVSVGRAHLADPHWPYFAAKELGVEKASWTLPAPYAHWLERYR, encoded by the coding sequence ATGTCTGCCCTGTTCGAACCGTACACCTTAAAAGACGTCACCTTGAGAAACCGCATTGCCATTCCGCCGATGTGCCAGTACATGGCAGAGAACGGCATGGTCAATGACTGGCATTTGGTCCACCTGGCCGGTCTGGCACGGGGCGGCGCTGGCCTGGTTGTGGTCGAGGCGACGGCCGTTTCCCCGGAAGGACGTATCACCCCCGGATGCGCAGGCATCTGGAGCGATGCCCATGCCCAGGCTTTTGTGCCTATGGTAAAGGCGATCAAGGATGCCGGTTCTGTGCCCGGTATTCAGATCGCGCATGCCGGGCGCAAGGCCAGCGCCAACCGCCCCTGGGAAGGCGATGATCACATCCCTGAAGGCAATCCTCAGGGTTGGCAGACTATTGCGCCCTCGCCTGTCGCGTTCGGCGCCAATCTGCCTAAAGTCCCCAAGCAAATGTCCCTTGAAGACATTGCCCGCGTGCGCCAGGACTTCGTGGATGCGGCACGTCGTGCCCGTGATGCCGGTTTTGAATGGATCGAGCTGCACTTTGCGCACGGCTACCTGGGCCAGAGTTTCTTCTCCGAGCACTCCAACCAGCGCACCGATGAGTACGGTGGCAGCTTTGAAAACCGCAGCCGATTCCTGCTTGAGACGCTGGCCGCTGTGCGCGAGGTATGGCCGGAGAATCTTCCGCTCACTGCGCGCTTCGGGGTCATCGAGTACGACGGGCGTGATGAGCAAACCCTGACTGAATCGATCGAGTTGGCGCGACGTTTCAAGGACGGAGGGCTTGACCTGTTGAGCGTCAGTGTAGGTTTCACCATCCCGCAAACCAATATCCCGTGGGGCCCTGCCTTCCTGGGCCCGATCGCCGAACGGGTGCGTCGTGAGTCGGGTCTGCCAGTGACTTCTGCATGGGGCTTTGGTACCCCGCAGCTGGCAAACGCCGCTATCGAATCTCGCCAGCTGGACCTGGTGTCCGTGGGCCGGGCGCACTTGGCGGATCCGCACTGGCCGTACTTTGCAGCCAAGGAACTGGGGGTTGAAAAGGCCTCTTGGACACTCCCTGCGCCCTACGCACACTGGCTTGAACGCTACAGATAA
- a CDS encoding helix-turn-helix transcriptional regulator: MRTFKHPVPSDFILERLLYALSDPVRFEIVRYLAGVAEASCGELDGGRPKSSMSHHFRVLRDAGLVHTRNVGTTHMNSLRAQELNQRFPGLLDCILSQA; encoded by the coding sequence ATGCGTACCTTCAAACATCCCGTTCCATCTGACTTTATTCTCGAGCGTTTGCTTTACGCCCTGAGCGACCCCGTCCGTTTCGAGATTGTTCGCTACCTTGCGGGCGTCGCTGAAGCCTCGTGCGGCGAGCTGGACGGCGGTCGGCCCAAGTCCAGCATGTCCCATCACTTCCGGGTCTTGCGCGACGCAGGGCTTGTTCATACGCGAAATGTCGGCACCACGCACATGAACTCACTGCGCGCGCAGGAGCTCAACCAGCGCTTCCCGGGCTTGCTGGATTGCATCCTGTCCCAGGCCTGA
- the araD1 gene encoding AraD1 family protein → MRLVQFELNTGERRVGLVDGDLVREVLGANSVRDLALAAIEAGVSLAQQVDQRGLGIAHDYPALLAELRILPPLDHPDPAHMLISGTGLTHLGSASARDKMHQQAGDEAALTDTMRIFKWGVEGGKPAAGQAGVQPEWFYKGDGSIVVRPGAAFPLPPFAEDAGEEPEIGGLYVIGHDAKPYRLGFAVGNEFSDHVMERKNYLYLAHSKLRSCSFGPELRVGALPQHLSGRSRILRDGEVLWENEFLSGEANMCHSLENLEYHHFKYSQFLRPGDVHIHFFGTATLSFADGIRTQPGDRFEISQADFGAPLINGIAPVDGVFAPGGMGTL, encoded by the coding sequence ATGCGTTTAGTACAATTTGAACTCAACACCGGCGAGCGCCGCGTCGGCCTGGTAGACGGTGACCTGGTACGTGAAGTGCTGGGGGCCAACAGCGTGCGTGATTTGGCCCTCGCGGCCATCGAAGCGGGTGTGAGCCTGGCACAGCAGGTCGACCAGCGAGGCCTGGGCATTGCCCATGACTACCCGGCGTTGTTGGCCGAGTTGCGCATCCTCCCCCCTCTGGATCATCCGGACCCGGCCCATATGCTGATCAGCGGTACGGGCCTGACCCACCTGGGCAGCGCATCTGCGCGAGATAAAATGCACCAGCAGGCCGGTGATGAAGCGGCGTTGACCGACACCATGCGCATTTTCAAATGGGGAGTGGAAGGCGGAAAGCCCGCCGCCGGTCAGGCGGGCGTGCAACCGGAATGGTTCTACAAGGGCGATGGCAGCATCGTCGTACGGCCGGGAGCTGCCTTCCCACTGCCACCGTTTGCTGAAGACGCAGGCGAGGAGCCGGAAATCGGCGGCCTGTATGTCATCGGCCACGACGCAAAACCCTATCGACTGGGGTTCGCGGTAGGTAATGAGTTCTCCGATCACGTGATGGAACGCAAAAACTACCTTTACCTTGCTCATTCCAAATTGCGCAGCTGCTCGTTTGGGCCGGAACTGCGGGTCGGCGCATTGCCCCAGCATTTGTCGGGCCGCAGCCGAATCCTGCGCGACGGCGAGGTGCTATGGGAAAACGAGTTTCTGAGTGGCGAAGCCAACATGTGCCACAGCCTGGAAAACCTTGAATATCATCACTTCAAGTACAGCCAGTTCCTGCGTCCAGGTGATGTGCATATCCACTTTTTCGGCACGGCGACCTTGTCGTTCGCGGACGGCATTCGCACACAGCCGGGTGATCGCTTCGAAATCAGCCAGGCCGATTTCGGCGCGCCGTTGATCAACGGTATCGCCCCGGTCGATGGGGTATTCGCGCCCGGCGGCATGGGCACACTTTAA
- a CDS encoding MFS transporter, with amino-acid sequence MSQELRLIRRITLKLIPFLILLYLIAYVDRSAVGFAKLHMGADIGIGDAAYGLGAGLFFIGYFLMEIPSNLMLERFGARRWFARIMLTWGAITIGMAFVQGPHSFYVMRFLLGVAEAGFFPGVLYYITQWFPVRHRGKILGLFILSQPIAMMITGPVSGGLLGMDGILGLQGWQWLFIVIGMPAILLTWPVLRYLPDGPQQVKWMDQGEKDWLQGELEKDLQAYGQTRHGNPLHALKDKRVLLLALFYLPVTLSIYGLGLWLPTLIKQFGGSDLSTGFVSSVPYVFGIIGLLIIPRSSDRLNDRYGHLAVLYVLGAIGLFFSAWLTVPMLQLAALSLVAFSLFSCTAIFWTLPGRFFAGASAAAGIALINSVGNLGGYIGPFVIGALKEYTGNLASGLYFLSGVMLFGLFLTFVVYRTLERKHVLQPSEFAASARAATHL; translated from the coding sequence ATGAGCCAGGAACTCCGGCTTATTCGCCGCATCACGCTTAAACTCATTCCGTTTCTGATCCTGCTGTACCTGATTGCTTACGTCGATCGCTCGGCGGTGGGCTTTGCCAAGCTGCACATGGGCGCTGATATCGGCATTGGCGATGCAGCCTATGGCCTGGGTGCGGGCCTGTTTTTCATCGGCTATTTCCTGATGGAAATCCCCAGCAACCTGATGCTTGAGCGTTTCGGCGCTCGGCGCTGGTTTGCCCGGATCATGCTGACCTGGGGCGCCATTACCATTGGCATGGCCTTTGTGCAGGGACCGCACAGCTTCTATGTCATGCGTTTCCTGCTGGGGGTCGCCGAAGCGGGATTCTTTCCTGGCGTGCTGTACTACATCACCCAATGGTTCCCGGTCCGCCATCGCGGCAAGATCCTGGGGCTGTTTATCCTGTCGCAACCTATCGCCATGATGATCACCGGGCCCGTGTCCGGCGGCTTGCTGGGCATGGATGGCATCCTGGGTCTGCAGGGTTGGCAATGGCTGTTCATTGTGATCGGCATGCCCGCCATTCTGTTGACCTGGCCCGTACTGCGTTACTTGCCGGACGGCCCGCAACAGGTCAAGTGGATGGATCAGGGTGAAAAGGACTGGCTGCAAGGCGAGCTGGAAAAGGACTTGCAGGCCTACGGTCAGACCCGTCATGGCAACCCGTTGCACGCGTTGAAAGACAAGCGCGTGTTGCTGCTTGCGCTGTTCTATCTGCCCGTCACCCTGAGCATTTACGGGCTGGGGCTGTGGCTGCCAACGTTGATTAAACAGTTTGGCGGCAGTGACTTGAGCACCGGGTTCGTGTCTTCGGTGCCCTATGTCTTCGGCATTATCGGCTTGCTCATCATTCCTCGCAGTTCCGACCGCCTCAATGATCGCTATGGCCACCTGGCAGTGCTCTATGTGCTGGGCGCCATCGGACTGTTCTTCAGCGCCTGGCTGACGGTCCCGATGCTGCAACTGGCGGCCTTGAGCCTGGTGGCGTTCTCGTTGTTTTCCTGTACCGCCATCTTCTGGACATTGCCGGGACGCTTCTTCGCCGGTGCCAGTGCGGCCGCCGGCATTGCCCTGATCAACTCGGTGGGCAACCTGGGTGGCTACATCGGACCGTTTGTGATCGGCGCGCTCAAGGAATACACCGGCAACCTGGCCTCGGGTTTGTACTTCCTGTCCGGGGTGATGCTGTTCGGCCTATTCCTGACGTTCGTGGTGTATCGTACCCTCGAACGCAAACACGTGCTCCAGCCGAGCGAATTTGCCGCCAGCGCCCGCGCGGCGACTCATCTTTAA
- a CDS encoding IlvD/Edd family dehydratase, with protein sequence MSDKYPPLRSAQWFGSADKNGFMYRSWMKNQGIADHQFQGKPIIGICNTWSELTPCNAHFRTIAEHVKRGVIEAGGFPVEFPVFSNGESNLRPTAMLTRNLASMDVEEAIRGNPIDGVVLLTGCDKTTPALLMGAASCDVPAIVVTGGPMLNGKHKGKDIGAGTIVWQMHESYKAGTISLDEFLSAEAGMSRSAGTCNTMGTASTMACMAEALGTSLPHNAAIPAVDSRRYVLAHMSGMRAVEMVREDLRLSKVLTREAFENAIRVNAAIGGSTNAVIHLKAIAGRIGVDLELDDWTRIGRGTPTLVDLQPSGRFLMEEFYYAGGLPAVLRRLGENGLIPNPQALTVNGKSLWENVKNSPIYGDDEVIRAIDNPLVADGGICVLRGNLAPLGAVLKPSAATPALMKHRGQAVVFENFDMYKARINDPELAVTADSILVMKNCGPKGYPGMAEVGNMGLPAKLLAQGVTDMVRISDARMSGTAYGTVVLHVAPEAAAGGPLAAVQEGDWIELDCASGRLHLDISDAELTARLADIEPPKNLLIGGYRQLYIDHVMQADQGCDFDFLVGCRGSEVPRHSH encoded by the coding sequence ATGTCCGACAAATATCCTCCCTTGCGTTCCGCCCAATGGTTTGGCAGCGCTGATAAAAACGGCTTCATGTACCGCAGCTGGATGAAGAACCAGGGCATTGCCGATCATCAGTTCCAGGGCAAGCCCATCATCGGCATCTGCAATACCTGGTCGGAACTGACGCCTTGCAATGCTCACTTTCGGACCATCGCCGAGCACGTCAAACGTGGTGTCATCGAGGCGGGTGGCTTCCCGGTCGAGTTCCCGGTGTTTTCCAACGGCGAATCCAATCTGCGACCTACCGCCATGCTGACGCGCAATCTGGCGAGCATGGATGTGGAAGAAGCCATTCGCGGTAATCCGATCGATGGGGTAGTGCTGTTGACCGGTTGCGACAAAACGACCCCGGCGCTGTTGATGGGCGCGGCCAGCTGCGATGTCCCGGCCATTGTGGTCACCGGTGGCCCGATGCTGAACGGCAAGCACAAAGGCAAGGACATCGGCGCCGGCACCATCGTCTGGCAGATGCACGAGTCCTATAAAGCCGGCACCATCAGCCTCGACGAATTCCTCTCGGCCGAGGCCGGCATGTCGCGCTCGGCGGGTACCTGCAACACCATGGGCACGGCCTCGACCATGGCCTGCATGGCAGAAGCGCTGGGGACCTCGCTGCCCCATAACGCAGCCATCCCGGCGGTGGATTCGCGCCGCTACGTACTGGCCCATATGTCAGGCATGCGCGCCGTCGAGATGGTCCGCGAGGATTTGCGCCTGTCCAAGGTTTTGACCCGGGAAGCCTTTGAAAATGCGATCAGGGTCAATGCCGCCATTGGCGGATCGACCAACGCCGTGATTCACCTCAAGGCCATCGCCGGGCGGATTGGCGTGGACCTGGAACTGGATGACTGGACCCGCATAGGCCGGGGCACTCCGACCCTGGTGGACTTGCAGCCGTCGGGCCGCTTCCTGATGGAAGAGTTCTACTATGCCGGAGGCCTGCCGGCCGTGCTGCGGCGCCTGGGTGAGAACGGCCTGATTCCGAATCCGCAAGCGTTGACCGTCAACGGCAAAAGTCTGTGGGAGAACGTTAAAAACTCACCGATCTATGGCGACGACGAAGTTATCCGGGCAATCGATAATCCGCTGGTTGCCGACGGCGGTATCTGCGTATTGCGCGGCAACCTGGCGCCTCTGGGCGCGGTACTCAAGCCATCCGCTGCGACCCCGGCCCTGATGAAACATCGCGGACAGGCCGTGGTATTCGAGAACTTCGACATGTACAAGGCCCGCATCAATGACCCTGAACTGGCGGTCACTGCCGACTCGATTCTGGTGATGAAGAACTGTGGGCCAAAGGGTTACCCGGGCATGGCCGAAGTGGGCAACATGGGCCTGCCCGCCAAGCTGCTGGCTCAGGGCGTGACCGATATGGTGCGTATTTCCGATGCCCGCATGAGCGGAACGGCGTACGGCACGGTGGTGCTGCACGTGGCTCCGGAAGCCGCAGCCGGTGGACCACTGGCAGCCGTGCAGGAAGGTGACTGGATTGAACTGGATTGCGCCAGTGGACGCCTGCACCTGGATATCTCCGATGCCGAACTGACCGCTCGCCTGGCTGATATCGAGCCGCCAAAAAACCTGTTGATTGGCGGTTATCGCCAGTTGTATATCGACCATGTCATGCAGGCCGACCAAGGCTGCGATTTCGATTTCCTGGTGGGCTGCCGAGGATCGGAAGTACCCCGTCATTCCCACTAA
- a CDS encoding FadR/GntR family transcriptional regulator, giving the protein MDYRQPSDRKSMHTRIVQELGLQIVSGRFKSDDKLPAEALLCSEYAVSRPVLREATRVLVAKGLVYSRPRVGTVVKPRREWHMLDPDVLHWLLQASPQNEFFGLLTTVRSIIEPAVAALAAQHATAEDVASIQEAYQRMESASSPEELLQPDLDFHSRIADATHNDLLANLCNMLSLALREAMKHSNRRPNLHELALPRHKAILTAIESRDALGARQATLVQLEDARMALDVVLSQG; this is encoded by the coding sequence ATGGATTATCGTCAGCCCTCCGACCGCAAAAGCATGCATACGCGCATCGTTCAGGAACTCGGCCTGCAGATTGTGTCCGGGCGCTTCAAATCCGACGACAAACTGCCTGCCGAAGCATTGCTCTGCTCAGAATATGCGGTCAGCCGTCCGGTCTTGCGCGAAGCCACCCGGGTCCTGGTCGCCAAAGGCCTGGTGTACTCCAGGCCGCGCGTGGGTACCGTGGTCAAACCACGCCGCGAGTGGCACATGCTCGATCCTGATGTGTTGCACTGGTTGCTGCAGGCCTCGCCCCAAAATGAATTTTTTGGCTTGCTGACCACCGTGCGCAGCATTATCGAGCCCGCCGTGGCAGCGCTCGCAGCCCAGCATGCAACTGCAGAAGATGTGGCATCGATTCAAGAAGCCTACCAACGCATGGAAAGTGCCTCCAGCCCTGAAGAGCTACTGCAACCCGACCTGGACTTTCACAGCCGGATTGCCGACGCAACTCACAACGATTTGCTGGCCAACTTGTGCAACATGCTGTCATTGGCCTTGCGCGAAGCCATGAAGCACTCCAACCGTCGACCCAACCTGCACGAACTTGCCCTGCCACGGCACAAGGCAATTTTGACCGCGATCGAAAGCCGCGACGCTTTGGGCGCGCGCCAGGCCACGCTGGTACAGCTCGAAGACGCGCGCATGGCGCTGGATGTGGTGTTGAGCCAAGGGTAG
- a CDS encoding NAD(P)/FAD-dependent oxidoreductase, translating to MNIAVEKPLHTPTAQLAAWVENLGERLARRDVDGALELFGEECHWRDLLLFSWNLVTLEGKPAIRDMLETRLEQTRPQQLKLEGEATLSNGVLEGWISLETDAGRGKGYVRLKEGLCWTLLTTMRELKGFEEPSGRRRPKGANHDHDHPDKRNWLERRRDEEASLGITTQPYCLIVGGGQGGLGLAARLKRMGVPTLIVDKAERPGDQWRSRYKSLCLHDPVWYDHMPYLPFPDHWPVFTPKDQIGDWLEMYTKVMELNYWPRTECESASFDEQSGTWRVQVLRDGERMTLQPAQLILATGMSGVPNVPQYPGAETFRGQQHHSSRHPGADAWRGKHAVVIGANNSAHDICADLVENGAQVTMVQRSSTHIVRSDSLMDLVFGGLYSEDALETGLTTDKADLLFASIPYKVMPGFHKPIFDAIKERDKDFYERLAKVGFMLDFGDDESGLFMKYVRRGSGYYIDVGACELIANGTIKLKSAPGLGVERIEADAVILNDGTRLPADLIVYATGYGSMNGWAAKLISQEVADKVGRCWGLGSGTTNDPGPYEGELRNMWKPTQQQNLWFHGGNLHQSRHYSLYLALQLKARFEGIDASVYNLAKSHHTG from the coding sequence ATGAACATTGCTGTTGAAAAACCGCTGCACACGCCGACTGCTCAGCTCGCGGCCTGGGTCGAAAACCTCGGTGAACGGCTCGCCCGGCGTGATGTGGACGGCGCTCTGGAACTGTTTGGCGAAGAGTGTCACTGGCGTGACCTGCTACTGTTCAGCTGGAACCTGGTGACCCTGGAAGGCAAGCCGGCCATCCGCGACATGCTCGAAACACGCCTGGAGCAGACGCGTCCTCAACAATTGAAACTGGAAGGTGAGGCGACGCTCAGTAACGGAGTACTCGAAGGCTGGATCAGCCTGGAAACCGATGCGGGACGGGGCAAAGGCTATGTTCGTCTGAAAGAGGGCCTGTGCTGGACGCTGCTGACCACCATGCGCGAGCTCAAGGGTTTTGAAGAGCCGAGCGGGCGCCGCCGTCCAAAGGGGGCCAATCATGACCACGACCATCCTGACAAACGCAACTGGCTGGAACGCCGTCGTGATGAAGAGGCCTCGTTAGGCATCACCACCCAACCTTATTGCCTGATCGTGGGCGGCGGTCAGGGCGGGTTGGGACTCGCAGCGCGGCTCAAGCGCATGGGTGTGCCTACTTTGATCGTCGACAAAGCCGAGCGCCCGGGTGATCAGTGGCGCAGTCGCTACAAGTCGCTGTGCCTGCACGACCCTGTCTGGTACGACCACATGCCTTACCTGCCCTTCCCCGACCACTGGCCCGTCTTCACCCCCAAAGACCAGATTGGCGACTGGCTGGAAATGTACACCAAAGTCATGGAACTCAATTATTGGCCGCGCACAGAATGCGAGAGCGCAAGCTTTGACGAGCAAAGCGGTACCTGGAGGGTTCAAGTGCTGCGCGACGGCGAGCGCATGACTTTACAGCCTGCCCAGTTGATCCTTGCCACCGGCATGTCTGGCGTGCCCAATGTCCCGCAATACCCGGGTGCCGAAACGTTCCGTGGCCAGCAGCATCATTCCAGCCGACACCCCGGCGCAGACGCCTGGCGCGGCAAGCACGCGGTGGTCATAGGGGCCAACAACTCGGCACACGATATCTGCGCCGACCTGGTGGAGAACGGTGCACAGGTGACCATGGTGCAACGCTCCAGCACCCACATCGTGCGTTCCGACAGTCTGATGGATCTCGTCTTCGGCGGGCTCTACTCCGAAGACGCCCTGGAAACGGGTTTGACCACGGACAAGGCTGATCTGCTGTTCGCTTCGATCCCCTACAAGGTCATGCCGGGCTTTCATAAACCCATCTTCGATGCGATCAAGGAACGTGACAAAGACTTCTACGAGCGCTTGGCCAAAGTCGGCTTCATGCTCGATTTCGGTGACGACGAGTCTGGCCTTTTCATGAAGTATGTTCGCCGTGGTTCTGGATACTACATCGACGTCGGCGCCTGCGAGTTGATCGCCAATGGCACGATCAAGCTCAAGAGCGCACCCGGCCTGGGTGTCGAGCGTATCGAAGCAGACGCCGTCATCCTCAACGATGGCACCCGGCTACCGGCAGATCTGATCGTTTATGCCACGGGCTATGGCTCAATGAACGGTTGGGCGGCGAAGCTGATTTCCCAGGAAGTCGCTGACAAGGTCGGCCGCTGCTGGGGCTTGGGTTCCGGCACCACGAATGATCCGGGCCCTTACGAGGGTGAACTGCGCAACATGTGGAAGCCGACACAGCAGCAAAACCTCTGGTTTCATGGTGGCAACCTGCATCAGTCACGGCATTATTCGCTGTATCTGGCCCTGCAGTTAAAAGCGCGCTTCGAAGGTATCGACGCATCCGTCTATAACCTTGCCAAGAGCCACCATACTGGCTGA